The DNA region GTCGTAGGTGTTGCGGATGTCCTCGGGCAGGTCGTCCCAGGTCTGGGCCTGCTTCTCGGTGGACCGCACGAAGTACTTGATGTTGTCGAAGTCGATGCCGGACAGATCCGAACCCCAGTTGGGCATCGGCTTCTTCAGAAACGTCCGGTAGGCCCGCAGTCGGGCTTCCAGCATCCATTCCGGTTCGTTCTTCTTCGCGGAGATGTCGCGGACCACGGCCTCGGACAGGCCGCGCTGGGCGGCGGCGCCGGCGGCATCGGTGTCGGCCCAACCGTATTCGTACCGTCCCAGCGACGCGATCGTCTCTTCCTGGGTCGACGGCTCGACGGCCGCCGAAGCGGGCGCTGTGGCCTCCGGCGTGAGTGTCATGGTGACGCTCCTTCGGTGCTCGTGATGGCTTCGGCGCAGGGTCTGCGCGAAGGTCGATCGGTGCTGCTATTGCTGTTTTTTGACGGCTCCGACCGCGGCGGATTTACCGGCCTTGGCGGCCTTGATGCTCCGGTTGGTCAGCGGCACATGGGTGGTGCAGACGTAGCCGCCGTCGGCGATGGTGGCCAGGCGCTGCACGTGGGTGCCCAGGACCTCGGCCATCGCCTGGCGTTCGGCCCGGCACAGTTCCGGAAACTCCTTGGCGACGTTGGCGACCGGGCAGTGATGCTGCAGGATCTGCACTCCCGGTACACCGCCGTCGACCCGGGCGGTGGTGGCGGCGTAGCCGGCCTCCGACAGCGCACCGGCGATGCGCTCGGCGGTGGCCTCGAGGTCTGCATCGTCATCGGTCACGGTGGCGGCCTGCGCCACCTTGGCCAGGATGGTGTCGATGCGCTTGCGGGCGAACGCGACGACCGCGTCCTCGCCGCCGATCTCGCGGAGTTGGCGCATGGCCGCCACCGCGAGGTCGTCGTAGCGGTGGCCCAGCTTGCTCCGGCCCGCGTCGGTGAGTTGGAACCGTTTCGCCGGCCGACCGCGGCCGACCTGCTGCCAGGAGGCCGCCGCATGTGCCTCGGCGTCCCCCATCTCGATCAGGGCGTCGAGGTGTCGTCGCACCCCGGCCGCCGACAGCCCCAGCCTGGCGCCTATCTCCCCGGCGGTGATCGATCCGGATTCCATCAGCAACCGCACCACCGCGTGCCGGGTGTCGTGACCGCCGGCGAGGTCGCCCGCCGGCTGGGTGTCTGCCATAACCGCGCCGCCGGGGCGCTGCCCGGCGGTTTCGGTGCTGGCCTTCACCTCGGCCTCGAATTTCACAACACCAGTGTGACGCAATTCGGGGACTCGGTCTAGAAAGGGTTACCTCAGTTCAGGCCCTGATTCAGCGTTGCGCTCGTCACATCATGTGCGCGCCGGCGGAACGGGATCGGCCGTTACGCTCCTGGGATGGCACCCCGCCGGCAGTCGTTGAGCACGTCGATCGCGCATCTGCACGGCGACGAGCGCACCGTCGCCGCCCCCCTCGATGCCGTCGAACTGGTCGCACTGCGCAGGACCCGACTGTTCGGCGCCACCGGCACGGTGCTGATGGCGATCGGAGCGCTCGGTGCCGGCGCACGGCCGGTGGTGCAGGACCCGACCTTCGGAGTCCGGCTGCTGAACCTGCCGTCGCGCCTGCAGACGGTGGCCCTGACCATGACCACCACCGGCGCGGTGATGATGGCGCTGGCCTGGCTGATGTTGGGTCGCTTCGCGCTGACGTCGCCGTCGAAACCCGCCGGCGGTCCGGCCCGGCGAATGTCACGCAGCCAACTCGACCGCACCCTGCTGCTGTGGATGCTGCCGCTGCTGGTGGCCCCGCCGATGTACAGCAAGGACGTCTACTCCTATCTGGCACAGAGCCAGATCTCCCGGCTGGGCCTGGACCCGTACCGGATCGGCCCGGCCCCGGCCCTGGGACTCGACCATGTATTCACCCTGTCGGTGCCCAGTCTCTGGCGCGAGACCCCGGCCCCCTACGGGCCGCTGTTCTTGTGGATCGGTCGCGGCATCTCGGCGCTGACCGGGGAGAACATCGTCACCGCTGTGCTGTGCCACCGGGTGGTGGTGCTCATCGGCGTCGGGATGATCGTGTGGGCGGTGCCGCGGCTGGCGGCGCGCTGCGGAGTCGCCGAGGTCAGCGCCCTGTGGCTCGGGGCCGCCAACCCGCTGCTGCTGATGCATCTGGTGGCCGGCATCCACAACGAAGCCCTGATGCTCGGGCTGATGCTGACCGGCACCGAATTCGCGCTGCGCGGGATCACCGCCGCCCGGCCGTTGCTGCCGCGACTGTGGCAACGCCCGGACCCGCACGACTGGGTGCCGCTGGCCGAACTGGTGGCCGGAGCGGTGCTGATCACCCTGTCGTCGCAGGTCAAATTGCCGTCGCTGCTGGCGCTGGGCTTCGTGACCATGGCGCTGGGCTGGCGGATGGGCGGCGACCTGCGGGCGTTCGTGCTGGCCGGTACGGGCATGAGCGCGCTGGCCGTCGCGGTCACCGGACTGATCGGCTGGGCCAGCGACCTCGGATTCGGCTGGGTCTTCACCCTGGGCACCGCCAACGTGGTCCGCAGTTGGATGTCACCGCCGACCCTGATCGCGCTGGGCACCGGTCAGGTCGGGATTCTGTTGGGGCTGGGCGATCACACCACCGCCGTGCTGTCGCTGACCCGCACCATCGGCGTGCTGATCATCGCGGTGCTGGTCGCATGGCTGCTGCTGGTGGTCTTCCGCGGCCGCTTGCACCCGGTCGGCGGGCTCGGCGTCGCGCTGGGTATCACCGTGTTGCTGTTCCCGGTGGTCCAGCCGTGGTACCTGGTGTGGGCGATCATCCCGCTGGCGGCCTGGGCGACGCGGGCGAGCTTTCGGATCGCGGTGATCAGCGTGACCCTGCTGGTGGGGATCTTCGGCCCCACGGCCAACGGCGACCGATTCGCGCTGTTCCAGATCGTCGACGCCACCCTGGCCAGCGCGGTGGTGGTGCTCGGCTTGTTCCTGCTCACCTATCGGCGGCTGCCGTGGCGGGAGCTGCCGGCCGGGCCGCCCGAACCGGGCGGATCGGCGGGCCCCGACGGCGCCGAACCGAAGCAGGAGTCGCCGCAGCAGCCCACCCCCCGGCCGGCCTCGGCCACCGACGCTTACGCTGATTCTCCGTGAACTCAGGTGTCGCGGTGCGCTTGCGCGGGGTGCGCAAACGCTACGGGGCCGGTCCGACCGCGGTCGAGGCGGTCGCCGGCCTCGATCTCGAGGTCCAGACCGCCGAAGTGTTCGCCCTGCTCGGCCCCAACGGCGCCGGCAAGACGACGACGGTGGAGATGTGCGAGGGCTTCGTGCGCCCGGACGCCGGAACCATCGAAGTCCTCGGCCTGGACCCGATCGCCGACAACGACCGGCTGCGGGAACGCATCGGGGTGATGTTGCAGGGCGGCGGCGGTTACCCGGCCGCGCGGGCCGGCGAGATGCTGAAGCTGGTGGCGTCGTATTCGGCGAACCCGCTGGACCCGCAGTGGCTGCTGGACACCCTCGGCCTGACCGATGCCGCACGCACCACCTACCGTCGGCTCTCCGGCGGGCAGCAGCAGCGCCTGGCGCTGGCCTGTGCACTGGTCGGCCGCCCGGAGTTGGTCTTCCTCGACGAACCGACCGCCGGCATGGACGCCCACGCCCGGCTGCTGGTCTGGGAGTTGATCGACGCGTTGCGCCGCGACGGCGTGACCGTGGTGCTCACCACCCACCATCTGCGCGAAGCCGAAGAGCTGGCCGATCGGCTGCTGATCATCGACCACGGCACGGTCGTCGCCGCGGGAACGCCGACGGAGCTGACCCGCCGGGGTGCCCAGGGGCAGCTGCGCTTCACCGCTCCCCCGCGGCTGGACCCGACCCTGCTGGTCGCCGCGCTGCCGGAGGGGTATCGAGTCGATGAACTGCAGCCCGGCGAGTATCTGGTCGAAGGCGGGACCATCGACCCGCAGGTGCTGTCCACCGTCACGGCGTGGTGCGCGCGGATGGATGTGCTGGCCACGCAGCTTCGGGTGGAGCAGCGCAGCCTCGAGGACGTGTTCTTGGAGCTGACCGGACGGGAGCTTCGGCCATGACGCAGCGGACTTTCGCGCCGGGCACCTTCACCCCGGATCCGCGGCCGGCCGGGGTGCCGGCGATGCTGGCGGCGCAGTACCGGCTGGAGCTGGCGCTGCTGCTGCGCAACGGCGAACAACTGTTGTTGACGATGTTCATCCCGATCACCCTGTTGATCGGGTTGACGTTGCTGCCCCTGGGGCCGTTCGGCGACGGGCATACCGAGCGTGCCACCACGGTGCTGCCGGTGATCATGTCCCTGGCGGTGATCGCCACCGCGTTCACCGGTCAGGCCATCGCGGTGGCGTTCGACCGGCGCTACGGGGCACTGAAACGGCTGGGCGCCACCGCACTGCCGGTGTGGGGGGTGATCGCCGGTAAATCGCTGTCGGTGGCCACCGTGGTGCTGCTGCAGTCGGTGCTGCTCGGGTCCATCGGACTCGCACTGGGTTGGCGGCCGCCGGTGGCCGGGCTGATGCTGGGAGCGGTGGCCATCGCGCTGGGTACCGCGTGCTTCGCGGCGCTGGGCCTGCTGCTCGGCGGCAGCCTGCGAGCCGAGATCGTGCTGGCCGGCGCGAACCTGCTGTGGTTCGTCTTCGGCGGCTTCTCGGCGCTGACGGTGGAGACCGACCTGGTACCGGGCGCGATCCGCTGGCTCGCCCGGCTGACCCCCTCCGGCGCACTCACCGAAGCACTGGCCCAGGCCCTGAGTGTCTCGGTCGATTGGTTCGGCATCGCGGTACTGGTGGTGTGGGGCGTCTTGGCTGCGGTCGGTGCGGTGCGGTGGTTCCGCTTCAGTTGACCTACTACAGGACGTAGTTACCGATCCTCTACGATCAGGCGCGTGGGACGGTTCCTGATGCGCCTGGTCGACCTGCTGCCCGAGCCGGGTCTGCGCACCCAGCGCTGGCTGGCGGCCGCGGTCGTGTTCACCCAGGGATTCATCTCGGTCACCGGGGCGATCGTCCGGGTCACCGCATCGGGGTTGGGGTGTCCGACCTGGCCGCAGTGCTTCCCGGGCAGCTACGTCCCGGTGGCCGTCTCCGAAGTCCCGCGGATCCATCAGGCCATCGAATTCGGCAACCGGATGGTCACCTTCGCGGTGGTCATCACCGCGGCCTGCGCCGTACTCGCGGTGATCCGGGCCCGGCGACGCACCGAGGTGCTGGTCTACGCCTGGCTGATGCCCGGTTCCACGGTGCTGCAGGCGGTGATCGGCGGTATCACGGTGCGCACCGGGCTGGCGTGGTGGACCGTGGCGGTGCACCTGCTGGTGTCCATGCTGATGGTGTGGCTGGCGGTGCAGTTCCACGCGAAAGTCGGTGAACCCGACGACGAATCGGCCGTGGTGATCGACCGGGTGCCTGCGCCGCTGCGCGGGTTGACCGCGCTGTGTGCGGCCACCCTGGCCGCGGTGCTGGTGACCGGCACCCTGGTGACCGGCGCCGGCCCGCATGCCGGAGACAAGAGCGCGACCCGCACGGTGGCCCGGCTCAAGGTGGAAGTCGCCACACTCGCCCACCTGCACGAGTCCCTGCTGATCGCCTTCCTGGGGCTGCTGGTGGGCCTGTGCTTCGCCCTGGCTGCCGTCCGGGCGGCCAAGGTCGTGATCCGCCGACTGGCGCTGGTGATCGCCCTGACGTTCGCCCAGGGCGTGATCGGCGTCGTCCAATACTTCACCGGCGTACCGGCGGTGCTGGTGATCCTGCACGTCGCGGGCGCGGTGCTGGTCACCGGGGCGACCGCGGCGCTATGGGCGTCGCTGCGCGAGCGGACCCAGCCCCAGACGCTCTAGGGCCGCGCCGACCGCCACCGCGAATCGCCGCTGAGCCGACTCGCGCTGCTCGCGGACAAGTGCCGCCCAGCCCAGGTCCGGGGCGATCAGATCCAGGCTCACCAGACCGGAGTCGGCGGCGGTCCCCGCCACCTCGATGCGCGCGTACAGCAGTTCTTCGATACGGATGCTCAGCCGTTCGGCGGCCGAGCGCAGCGCCCACCGCCCCACGTCCCACAGTTCGAAGTCCGGGTCGGGGCCCGCGGCACCGAACGCGTGCGACCGGCCCGCACCGAAGAACACCAGCGACGTGACCTCCGAGGACGCGCGGCCCACCGCCATCGGCACCCCGTCGCACTGCAGATCGGCCAGGTAACGGGCCTCGGCGTTCCACGCCACGACTTCGGGCGGGTTCAGCAGATTGCGCACCCGGGTGGTCCACGCCGCGAATTCGGCCGGCCGGTCCGCGCCGGCCGTGCGCAGCACGACCAGGTCCGCTTCGAGCGTGTCGGGGTCGTCCCAGGGCAGGCGCCGGGCCTGGAGCCCGCGGCGGCGCAGCGCATCGATCAGACCGGCGTCGCCGGTGTCGTCGGCGCCGCCGGCAGCCTCCGATGTCACAACGGCGCCGGGGTGGCCGCGCCGCGAATCGACCGCCAACACGATGCGCGGATGGAAGATGTCGGGCCGGGCCAGCTTCATGCAGACCTCACGTTCGGAGATGATAGTCACCATGCACGCCGTTGAAGTCGCCGCGACCGGTGGACCCGAGGTTTTGAGCTACGTCGACCGGCCTCGGCCCTCGCCCGCCGCCGACGAGGTGGTGATCCGCACCGAGTCGATCGGGGTCAACTACATCGACACCTATTTCCGGTCCGGGATCTACCCCGCCGCGTTGCCGTTCGTGGTCGGCAACGAGGCCGCGGGAACGGTGGTCGAGGTCGGTTCCGGCGTGGGATCACCGCAAGTGGGCGACCGGGTGGTGACGGCTGCCGCCCGCGGCGCCTATGCCGAATACTGCACGGCGCCTGCGGCTTTGACCGCTGTCCTCCCCGCGGGGATCGGCTCCGATGTGGCCGCCGCCGCACTGTTGAAGGGGGTGACGGCGCACTATCTGGTGAAATCGGTGTATCCGGTGCAGCCCGGCGACACCGTGCTGCTGCACGCCGGCGCCGGCGGGGTGGGCCTGCTGCTGACCCAGTGGGCCACCGCCCTGGGCGCCCGGGTGATCACCACGGCGTCGAGTCCGGCCAAAGCCGAGTTGTCCCGGCAAGCCGGCGCCGTCGAGGTGCTGGACTACCCCGGCGAGGACGCCGCGGCGTTCGGTGCCCGGGTGCGCGAATTGAGTGACGGCGGTGTGGCCGTGGTCTACGACGGGGTGGGTGCGACGACGTTCGACGCCAGCCTGGCCAGCCTGTCGGTGCGTGGGACGCTGGCACTGTTCGGTGCGGCCAGCGGGCCGGTGCCGCCGGTGGATCCGCAGCGGCTCAACGCGGCCGGCTCGGTCATGCTGACCCGCCCCAATCTGGTTCATTTCACCCGTACCGCCGCGGAGTTCGGTTGGCGTTCGGGTGAGTTGTTCGAGGCGATCGCCGACGGCACGCTCACGGTGACGGTGAGCCGGCATTACCCGCTGGCCGATGCCGCACAGGCGCACCGGGACCTGCAGGGCCGGCGCACGGTGGGCTCGATCGTGCTCGATCCTTAACGGTGCTGCCAG from Mycolicibacter sp. MU0083 includes:
- a CDS encoding helix-turn-helix transcriptional regulator; amino-acid sequence: MADTQPAGDLAGGHDTRHAVVRLLMESGSITAGEIGARLGLSAAGVRRHLDALIEMGDAEAHAAASWQQVGRGRPAKRFQLTDAGRSKLGHRYDDLAVAAMRQLREIGGEDAVVAFARKRIDTILAKVAQAATVTDDDADLEATAERIAGALSEAGYAATTARVDGGVPGVQILQHHCPVANVAKEFPELCRAERQAMAEVLGTHVQRLATIADGGYVCTTHVPLTNRSIKAAKAGKSAAVGAVKKQQ
- the mptB gene encoding polyprenol phosphomannose-dependent alpha 1,6 mannosyltransferase MptB; the protein is MAPRRQSLSTSIAHLHGDERTVAAPLDAVELVALRRTRLFGATGTVLMAIGALGAGARPVVQDPTFGVRLLNLPSRLQTVALTMTTTGAVMMALAWLMLGRFALTSPSKPAGGPARRMSRSQLDRTLLLWMLPLLVAPPMYSKDVYSYLAQSQISRLGLDPYRIGPAPALGLDHVFTLSVPSLWRETPAPYGPLFLWIGRGISALTGENIVTAVLCHRVVVLIGVGMIVWAVPRLAARCGVAEVSALWLGAANPLLLMHLVAGIHNEALMLGLMLTGTEFALRGITAARPLLPRLWQRPDPHDWVPLAELVAGAVLITLSSQVKLPSLLALGFVTMALGWRMGGDLRAFVLAGTGMSALAVAVTGLIGWASDLGFGWVFTLGTANVVRSWMSPPTLIALGTGQVGILLGLGDHTTAVLSLTRTIGVLIIAVLVAWLLLVVFRGRLHPVGGLGVALGITVLLFPVVQPWYLVWAIIPLAAWATRASFRIAVISVTLLVGIFGPTANGDRFALFQIVDATLASAVVVLGLFLLTYRRLPWRELPAGPPEPGGSAGPDGAEPKQESPQQPTPRPASATDAYADSP
- a CDS encoding ABC transporter ATP-binding protein gives rise to the protein MNSGVAVRLRGVRKRYGAGPTAVEAVAGLDLEVQTAEVFALLGPNGAGKTTTVEMCEGFVRPDAGTIEVLGLDPIADNDRLRERIGVMLQGGGGYPAARAGEMLKLVASYSANPLDPQWLLDTLGLTDAARTTYRRLSGGQQQRLALACALVGRPELVFLDEPTAGMDAHARLLVWELIDALRRDGVTVVLTTHHLREAEELADRLLIIDHGTVVAAGTPTELTRRGAQGQLRFTAPPRLDPTLLVAALPEGYRVDELQPGEYLVEGGTIDPQVLSTVTAWCARMDVLATQLRVEQRSLEDVFLELTGRELRP
- a CDS encoding ABC transporter permease, producing the protein MTQRTFAPGTFTPDPRPAGVPAMLAAQYRLELALLLRNGEQLLLTMFIPITLLIGLTLLPLGPFGDGHTERATTVLPVIMSLAVIATAFTGQAIAVAFDRRYGALKRLGATALPVWGVIAGKSLSVATVVLLQSVLLGSIGLALGWRPPVAGLMLGAVAIALGTACFAALGLLLGGSLRAEIVLAGANLLWFVFGGFSALTVETDLVPGAIRWLARLTPSGALTEALAQALSVSVDWFGIAVLVVWGVLAAVGAVRWFRFS
- a CDS encoding COX15/CtaA family protein gives rise to the protein MRLVDLLPEPGLRTQRWLAAAVVFTQGFISVTGAIVRVTASGLGCPTWPQCFPGSYVPVAVSEVPRIHQAIEFGNRMVTFAVVITAACAVLAVIRARRRTEVLVYAWLMPGSTVLQAVIGGITVRTGLAWWTVAVHLLVSMLMVWLAVQFHAKVGEPDDESAVVIDRVPAPLRGLTALCAATLAAVLVTGTLVTGAGPHAGDKSATRTVARLKVEVATLAHLHESLLIAFLGLLVGLCFALAAVRAAKVVIRRLALVIALTFAQGVIGVVQYFTGVPAVLVILHVAGAVLVTGATAALWASLRERTQPQTL
- a CDS encoding quinone oxidoreductase family protein, whose protein sequence is MHAVEVAATGGPEVLSYVDRPRPSPAADEVVIRTESIGVNYIDTYFRSGIYPAALPFVVGNEAAGTVVEVGSGVGSPQVGDRVVTAAARGAYAEYCTAPAALTAVLPAGIGSDVAAAALLKGVTAHYLVKSVYPVQPGDTVLLHAGAGGVGLLLTQWATALGARVITTASSPAKAELSRQAGAVEVLDYPGEDAAAFGARVRELSDGGVAVVYDGVGATTFDASLASLSVRGTLALFGAASGPVPPVDPQRLNAAGSVMLTRPNLVHFTRTAAEFGWRSGELFEAIADGTLTVTVSRHYPLADAAQAHRDLQGRRTVGSIVLDP